One Zeugodacus cucurbitae isolate PBARC_wt_2022May chromosome 3, idZeuCucr1.2, whole genome shotgun sequence genomic region harbors:
- the Lrrc15_4 gene encoding uncharacterized protein Lrrc15_4, with translation MRRVVAPLSRWSVALLLVCVLRCTPARAIVDAANCWEDSEACLIEATLHRVDEPLQSAGLTVQIDCQTELQLSTTGENSRAPAYLKRPLESLLLDGCHTPLDVETYGMEYVPYCGTVPVVQMERFHADTLQPFNCPAANNSLLELEILRYQNNELATIGTDAFANLPRLRELYFVRNSLRHIARSAFDTLRVVERIHIAHEPLLALKDGDLFERTGVADLQLLQLKHITSELFGQLPETLRQIVVERTSFDDDAIVVSNPQLLRNISINGCTLKSFKLLESAQTTSVRYINLSGNALVDFRVDFLSDDSNTSIVAVETLDLSENELTQLPLSWLSELRKLRHLLLRGNRLKTLSLAELMSTIPALTSLDLRDNELTSLHDAAAVSALSWAQVRIQIDRNPWHCLWLLDFAHTHPEKFRVFQYAKYISQINVNGLQCMPVEVSPSADNVTESEPTVNETTTTQATTIVRGIQIHGRNMGVVNASTYKLIYGGPWEYKRSQRAEALIIVFMLPVGVALLFLLLYMWINCQKVFHLSYYRSFTWPQRNVRGRFTSAERFDVVRQLPPTPNAMNDNINNNEDYETPLNGIGSVCNCNNIGAATYVNEKCNKPHHITYEELPAERPYKIYEEIIGDDGTDTETYAQPFYDHLSFTQPAKSDITDST, from the coding sequence ATGCGCCGTGTCGTTGCACCGTTGAGTCGTTGGAGTGTGGCGCtgctgcttgtgtgtgtgttgcgttGTACGCCCGCTCGTGCCATAGTGGATGCTGCAAACTGTTGGGAGGACAGTGAAGCATGTCTTATAGAGGCGACGCTGCATCGGGTGGATGAGCCGCTACAGTCTGCAGGACTGAcggtgcaaatcgattgtcaaaCAGAACTTCAGCTGTCGACGACTGGTGAGAACAGTCGCGCGCCCGCTTATCTCAAGCGGCCACTGGAAAGTTTACTGCTCGATGGCTGTCACACGCCGCTGGACGTTGAAACCTATGGCATGGAGTACGTACCCTACTGCGGCACTGTGCCGGTGGTGCAAATGGAGCGCTTCCACGCAGATACGCTGCAGCCCTTCAATTGCCCTGCTGCAAACAACAGCCTGTTGGAGTTGGAAATACTGCGCTATCAAAATAATGAACTGGCCACCATAGGCACAGACGCGTTCGCGAATCTACCACGTTTGCGTGAACTGTATTTCGTGCGCAATTCGCTGCGTCACATTGCGCGTTCGGCTTTTGATACGTTACGCGTCGTGGAGCGTATACATATCGCGCATGAACCTTTGTTGGCGCTCAAGGATGGCGATCTGTTCGAACGCACCGGCGTTGCTGATCTACAGCTGCTGCAGTTGAAACACATTACGTCCGAGCTGTTTGGACAACTGCCGGAGACGCTGCGTCAAATAGTCGTCGAACGCACCAGCTTCGATGACGACGCCATTGTGGTGAGTAATCCCCAACTGCTGCGCAATATATCAATCAACGGCTGCACCTTGAAATCGTTCAAGCTGCTCGAGTCCGCACAAACAACCAGCGTGCGTTACATCAACTTGAGCGGCAATGCTTTGGTTGATTTTCGTGTGGATTTTCTCAGTGACGACAGCAACACATCGATTGTGGCCGTGGAAACGCTTGATTTGAGCGAAAATGAGCTCACGCAACTGCCGTTGTCATGGCTGAGCGAATTGAGAAAGCTGCGCCATTTGTTGTTACGCGGAAATCGGCTGAAGACACTCTCATTAGCGGAGTTGATGTCCACAATACCAGCGCTGACGTCACTGGATTTGCGCGACAATGAGCTGACGTCGCTACACGATGCAGCCGCTGTGAGCGCATTAAGTTGGGCGCAAGTGCGCATACAAATCGACCGAAATCCATGGCATTGCCTGTGGCTGCTCGACTTTGCGCACACACACCCCGAAAAGTTCCGCGTCTTCCAGTATGCCAAGTACATTTCGCAAATCAATGTGAACGGTCTGCAGTGTATGCCGGTTGAGGTGTCGCCATCAGCGGACAATGTCACCGAAAGTGAGCCAACTGtgaatgaaacaacaacaacacaagcaacaacGATAGTGCGTGGTATACAAATACATGGCCGGAATATGGGTGTGGTCAACGCCTCCACCTACAAGCTAATCTATGGCGGTCCGTGGGAATATAAGCGCAGTCAACGCGCTGAGGCGCTGATAATTGTGTTTATGCTGCCGGTGGGCGTGGCATTACTCTTCCTTCTACTCTACATGTGGATCAACTGCCAGAAGGTGTTCCACTTGTCATACTATCGTTCCTTCACTTGGCCACAACGCAATGTGCGTGGACGCTTCACAAGCGCGGAGCGTTTCGATGTGGTGCGCCAGCTGCCACCTACCCCCAACGCCATGAATgacaatattaacaacaacgaAGACTACGAGACGCCGCTGAATGGCATCGGCTCTGTGTGCAACTGCAACAATATTGGCGCGGCAACTTATGTCAATGAGAAGTGCAACAAACCACATCACATCACCTACGAAGAGTTGCCTGCGGAGCGACCGTATAAAATCTATGAGGAGATAATCGGCGATGATGGCACGGACACCGAGACGTATGCGCAACCTTTTTACGATCACCTTTCGTTCACACAACCGGCCAAAAGTGATATCACCGATTCCACATGA